ATTGACCAAGCATGCTTTTTCATTGCTGCAGCAGTCATCTGAAATCACCTTTATTGGGAATGTTGAGGCTCGAGACCTTCTAAATGGACCTGCTGATGTCGTCGTGACGGATGGATTCACGGGAAATATGGTGTTGAAGACGCTGGAAGGTACGGCTATGAGCGTCTTCACCATGCTGAAGACGGCTTTGACTAGCAACTTGAAGAGCAAGTTGGCTGCAGCGATGGTGAAGCCGGAATTAAAGGTCATTAAAAACCAAATGGATTATTCGGAGTATGGCGGCGCTGGATTATTCGGCCTGAGGGCTCCTGTCATCAAGGCGCACGGATCTTCAGATGCCAACGCCATCTATAATGCCATACGCCAGACTCGCGATATGGTTGGTCATGATGTCATCCCGACCATTGCCAAGACGATAGAAAAACAACAATAAATCATAGAGGCAGGGGAGTAACAGATGGGTAAAATTGCTTTTGTCTTTCCAGGACAAGGTTCACAGTCAATTGGAATGGGGCTTAGCTTGTATCAGGAAAACGAGCGTGCTCAGCAAATTTTTCGTACAGCGGATGAAAAACTGGATTTACCGCTTTCCGAACTTATCTTTAATGGTACACAGCAGGAATTGACGGTAACCTACAATGCACAGCCAGCTTTATTGACAACAAGTTATGCGCTAGTCAGCGCTTTGGAAGAAGCGGGGATCAAAGCGGATTATACAGCAGGCCATAGTTTGGGTGAATATACGGCATTGGTGGCATCAGGTGCCATCTCTTTTGAAGACGCCGTCTATACCGTCCGTAAGCGTGGGGAGTTCATGGAAGCGGCTGTTCCGAATGGTCAAGGCTCAATGGCAGCAATACTTGGCATGGACCGTGAAGCCTTGGCTGAAGTGACTTCAGAAATAACAGCAGCAGGCGACTCCGTTCAATTGGCCAATATTAATTGCC
This genomic stretch from Peribacillus muralis harbors:
- the fabD gene encoding ACP S-malonyltransferase, with amino-acid sequence MGKIAFVFPGQGSQSIGMGLSLYQENERAQQIFRTADEKLDLPLSELIFNGTQQELTVTYNAQPALLTTSYALVSALEEAGIKADYTAGHSLGEYTALVASGAISFEDAVYTVRKRGEFMEAAVPNGQGSMAAILGMDREALAEVTSEITAAGDSVQLANINCPGQIVISGTAEGVKLASAKAKENGAKRALPLEVSGPFHSELMKPAAEKLQGILDEVVIKQAEIPVISNVTSKPITEPDEIKVKLIEQLYSPVLWEDSVRTLLELGVDTFIEVGPGKVLGGLIKKIDRSVQIHSVSDLETLTKTVETLKEVQA